GAGCCGAGGCGGCCGCGCCCCGGCTTTCCTTGCCCCTCTTCTGCCGGATCCTGGCGGTGCTGCCGGCGGCCTCCCTCAGCCGAGCACCCTGTCGATGGCACGCTTCAGCTGGTCCTGGGGACGGTAACCCACCAGCCGCTCCACCGGTGCCCCGTCCTTGAAGATCATGAGCGTCGGGATGCTCATGACACCGAACCGGGAGGCCAGGTCGGGGTTGGCGTCCACGTCCAGGCGCGCCACCTTGAGCCGCCCCTCGTACTCCTCGGCCAGCTGCCCGACGATGGGCGCCAGCATCCGGCACGGGGCGCACCCATCGGCCCAGAAGTCGACCAGAACCGGCAGCTCCGGACCCCACCACCTCGGACTGGAAGGTGGCGCTCTCCACCTCGATCTCGGCCATACGTCTCCCCTCCTCGGCACGCTTGCCGCGGCCCGCGCTCCGCCCCTTCCCGCTGCCTCCAGCGAAGAGGAACGCTCAGCCTCAGGAGTCGACCTCCCGGGCGGAGCCGACGCTTTGCGAGGGCTGCTCCCTCTCGCGGACGATGTAGAAGCCCGCGCCCTCCTCGGCCTCCGGCGCCCAGCGCATCCGCGCCACCTGCTCCTCCGGGTGCGGCGCCAACCACCGCCTCATCGCGGATCCCGGTCGCCGTCGCCTCCGCTCTCCCCGGAGGCGCCCTGACCCGACCCGGTCACCGGCGGCGGTTCGAGCACCGTCGCCGGCACGCTCCCCATCCGTCCCGCCTGGAAATCCTCGAATGCCTGGAGGATCTCTTCCCGCGTGTTCATGACGAAGGGGCCGTAAAAGGCGATGCTCTCGCGGATCGGCAGGCCGCCCAGGAGGAGCACCTCCATGGCCGGCGCCGACTCGGCGTCGAGCGTGCCGGGCTGGCGCCGGTCGGCGGTGAGCGTGACGACCTCGCCCGGGCCGAAGACCGCCAGCTGTCCCGCCTGGATCGGAGTCGCCTCGGGGCCGACGCTCCCGCTGCCGATCAGCACGTAGGCCAGGGCGTTGAAGTTCTCGCGCCAGGCCAGGCGCAGCCGAGCACCCGGCGCGATCGACGCGTGGAGGTAGTCGATCGGCGTCCAGGTGACACCGGGACCCTTGTAACCGCCCACTTCGCCCGCGATGACGCGCAGGAGCGCGCCCCCGTCCGGGGAGATGACGCGCGTCACCCGCTCGTGGCGGATGTCCTGGTAGCGCGGCGGTGTCCACTTCAGCCGCCGGGGCAGGTTGACCCAGAGCTGCACCGCGTGGAAAAGCCCCCCGTGCAGGTAGAGCTCCTCGGGCGGCATCTCGTCGTGCAGGATGCCGGAGCCCGCCGTCATCCACTGCGTATCCCCGGCCCGGATCAGCCCGCCGCCGCCGTTGGAGTCCTGGTGGCGGAAGGCGCCGGCCATGATGTAGGTGACCGTCTCGAAGCCGCGGTGCGGGTGCCAGGGCGCTCCGCGCGCCTCGCGCGGGCCGTACTCCACCGGCCCGATCTGGTCCAGCAGGAGGAAGGGATCAGTCTCCCGCAGGTCCGCCTCAGGGGCCGGAAAGGGCCTGCGCACGCGAAAACCCGCCCCCTCCAGCTGCGAGTGGGCCGTCACCAGGTGCCGCACGCTCCGCTCCCGCGCCCCCGCAGGCGGCTCGGGCAGCCTGGGCAGAAGCAGCAGCCCGTCCTCACGCCATGCCATGGAGATCGCCTCCCGCCGCCCCTCGGGCGGTTACATAGTTTGATCTTTATCTAATTATCTGCCTCCCGCCGCACCTCTCCAAGCCTCTGCGGCCCCGGCCGGCTCCTCTCCGGCAACCCTCCCGGGGCGGACTTTCGTCCGAGACGTTCGGAGGGATTGGCCGTTAGTCTCGAACGTTATATACTTGCCTCGCACCAACGTTCGCATTTTCGCGGGGCCGCCGGCTCCGCTCTCCCGGGGAGGCGATGGCCCGTGCCGCACGTGGCGCTTCTGGTCGGCAGCGCCTCGGACATTCCCCGCGTCGCCCCCTGCCTGGAGGAGCTCCAGGCGCTGGGCATCTCCTGCGAGCAGCGCGTCCTCTCCGCCCACCGCACGCCCGCCGAGCTGGCCGCCTACGTCCGCGAGGCCGAGGCGCGCGGCGTCCGCCTCTTCGTCGCCGCCGCCGGCCTCTCGGCCGCCCTTCCCGGCGCGGTGGCGGCCCAGACGGTGCGGCCGGTGGTCGGCCTGCCGCTGGCGGCGGGCCCGCTGGGCGGATGGGACGCCCTGCTGAGCGTCGTGCAGATGCCGCCGGGCGTGCCCGTGGCCGCCGTGGGCGTCGACGCGGCCCGCAACGCGGCCTTTCTGGCCGCCTCCATCCTGGCGCTGGAGGAGCCGGAGCTGGCGGAGCGGCTTCGCCGGCGGCGGCAGGAGCAGGCCGCGGCGGTGCTGGAGGCCGACCGGCGCTGGCGCGGCGAGGCCGCGGCCGGCGCGCCGCCGGCCGGGGCGGGCGGGGGCCGGTGATCGAGCGCTACACCCTTCCTGACTTCCGGAGCCTCTGGTCGGAGGAGCACCGCCTGCAGCTCTGGCTGGAGGTGGAGCTGGCCGCCCTGGAGGCATGGGCCGAGCTGGGCCGCGTGCCGGCCGGCGTGCCCGAGGCGGTCCGCCGGGCGCTGCCGGCCGACGGCCAGGGGCGGCCGCTCCTGCCCCCGGGGCTCCCCCGGCGCGCGGCCGAGATCGAGGCACGCGTCCAGCACGACGTCATCGCCTTCGTCAGCGCGCTGGCCGAGCAGGTGGGCGAGCCGGGGCGCTGGCTTCACCTGGGTCTGACTTCCTACGACGTGGTGGACACGGCGCTGGGGCTCCAGCTGCGCGAGGCCTTCGACCTCCTGCTGGCGGAGCTGGACGCGCTCCGCGACGCGCTCCGCCGCCAGGCCGAGCGCTGGGCCTGGCAGCCCATGGCCGGGCGGACCCACGGCATGATCGCCGAGCCGGTGACGCTGGGGCTGAAGCTGGCCCTGGACTGGGAGGAGCTGGGCCGCGACCGGGAACGCCTCCTGCGCGCCCGGCAGGCGGTGGCGGTGGGGCGCCTGGCGGGCGCGGTGGGCACCTACGCCAACGGCGAGCCGCTCCTGGAGGAGCGGGTCTGCCGGCGCCTCGGGCTGGAGCCTGCGCCCGTCAGCAGCCAGGTGCTGGGGCGTGACCGCCACGCCGAGGCGCTGGCCGCCATCGCCATCACCGGCGGCACGCTGGAGCGGATGGCGGTCGACCTGCGGGGGCTGGCGCGGAGCGAGGTGGGCGAGCTGCTGGAGCCGTTCCCGCCCGGAAAGAAGGGCTCTTCGGCCATGCCCCACAAGCGGAACCCGGAGCGATCGGAGCGCGTGACGGGCCTGGCGCGGCTCCTGCGCGGCTACGCGCTGAGCGCGCTGGAGAACCAGGCGCTCTGGCACGAGCGCGATATCAGCCACTCCTCGGTGGAACGGGTCATCCTGCCCGACGCCACCAGCCTCCTGGGCTACATGCTGCGCACCGAGCGGGAGCTGGTGGAGGGGATGGAGGTCCGGCCCCGGGCCATGGCCCGGAACCTGGAGCTGGGCGGCGGCGTGATCCACTCCGAGCGCGTGCTGACGGCGCTGGTCGGCGCCGGCATGGCGCGCGAGGAGGCCTACGCCCGCGTCCAGGCGCACGCCCTGCGGGCGCTGGACGGCGGGCCGGGCTTCCGCGAGGCGCTGGAACGGGATGCGGAGGTGCTCGCCCGCCTGGGCGAGGAGGGTCTGGCCGCCTGTTTCGACCCGGCCCCGGCGCTGCGCCACCTGCCGGCCATCTTCCGCCGGCTGGGGCTGCGGCCGGAGGAGCCCGGGCCGGACGGCGCGGCGCACGACGGGCAGCATGCGATCCGGGAAAGGGGCGAGGGATGATGGAGAGGCTCTACGAGGGGAAGGCCAAGATCGTTTACGCGACGGAGGAGCCGGACGTCCTGCTGGTCGAGTTCAAGGACGACGCCACCGCCTTCAACGGCGTGAAGCGCGCGCGCATCGCCGGCAAGGGCGAGCTCAACCGGGAGATCAGCGCGCTGGCCTTCGAGGAGCTGGAGGCGCACGGGATCCGGACCCACTACCTGGGCCGCGTCGGGGAGCGCTTCCTGCGCGTCCGGCGGCTGGAGATGATCCCGGTCGAGGTGGTGGTGCGGAACGTGGTGGCGGGCAGCCTGGCCCAGCGCCTGGGCCGACCCGAGGGGGAGGAGCTGCGGCGCCCCGTGGTCGAGTTCTACCTGAAGGACGACGCCCTGGGCGACCCCTGGATCAACGCCACCCACGCCGAGGCGCTGGGCCTGGCCACGGCCGAGGAGCTGCGCGAGGCCGAGGCGCTGGCGCTGCGCGTCGACGAGGTGCTGCTCCCCTGGCTGCTGGCGCGCGGGCTGCGCCTGATCGACTTCAAGCTGGAGTTCGGC
This portion of the Bacillota bacterium genome encodes:
- the purE gene encoding 5-(carboxyamino)imidazole ribonucleotide mutase, with the protein product MPHVALLVGSASDIPRVAPCLEELQALGISCEQRVLSAHRTPAELAAYVREAEARGVRLFVAAAGLSAALPGAVAAQTVRPVVGLPLAAGPLGGWDALLSVVQMPPGVPVAAVGVDAARNAAFLAASILALEEPELAERLRRRRQEQAAAVLEADRRWRGEAAAGAPPAGAGGGR
- the purB gene encoding adenylosuccinate lyase, translated to MIERYTLPDFRSLWSEEHRLQLWLEVELAALEAWAELGRVPAGVPEAVRRALPADGQGRPLLPPGLPRRAAEIEARVQHDVIAFVSALAEQVGEPGRWLHLGLTSYDVVDTALGLQLREAFDLLLAELDALRDALRRQAERWAWQPMAGRTHGMIAEPVTLGLKLALDWEELGRDRERLLRARQAVAVGRLAGAVGTYANGEPLLEERVCRRLGLEPAPVSSQVLGRDRHAEALAAIAITGGTLERMAVDLRGLARSEVGELLEPFPPGKKGSSAMPHKRNPERSERVTGLARLLRGYALSALENQALWHERDISHSSVERVILPDATSLLGYMLRTERELVEGMEVRPRAMARNLELGGGVIHSERVLTALVGAGMAREEAYARVQAHALRALDGGPGFREALERDAEVLARLGEEGLAACFDPAPALRHLPAIFRRLGLRPEEPGPDGAAHDGQHAIRERGEG
- a CDS encoding pirin family protein; the protein is MAWREDGLLLLPRLPEPPAGARERSVRHLVTAHSQLEGAGFRVRRPFPAPEADLRETDPFLLLDQIGPVEYGPREARGAPWHPHRGFETVTYIMAGAFRHQDSNGGGGLIRAGDTQWMTAGSGILHDEMPPEELYLHGGLFHAVQLWVNLPRRLKWTPPRYQDIRHERVTRVISPDGGALLRVIAGEVGGYKGPGVTWTPIDYLHASIAPGARLRLAWRENFNALAYVLIGSGSVGPEATPIQAGQLAVFGPGEVVTLTADRRQPGTLDAESAPAMEVLLLGGLPIRESIAFYGPFVMNTREEILQAFEDFQAGRMGSVPATVLEPPPVTGSGQGASGESGGDGDRDPR
- a CDS encoding phosphoribosylaminoimidazolesuccinocarboxamide synthase; protein product: MERLYEGKAKIVYATEEPDVLLVEFKDDATAFNGVKRARIAGKGELNREISALAFEELEAHGIRTHYLGRVGERFLRVRRLEMIPVEVVVRNVVAGSLAQRLGRPEGEELRRPVVEFYLKDDALGDPWINATHAEALGLATAEELREAEALALRVDEVLLPWLLARGLRLIDFKLEFGRAADGTLLLGDEVTPDTCRFWDTATGERLDKDRFRRDLGDVTGAYREVLRRLEGARA